The sequence CCCAGCTCGCGCGTGAACAGGGCGGCAGCGTTTCGCCAGAAACCGAGCGCGTGCTGTCCGCCTACCAGGCGGAGAACGAACAACTGCGGGCAGCGCTCGCCGCCGCGCGCCAGTCACCGGTCGGCGGCAATGCCGGACCCACTTCGCTCTACGGGCGCACCAGCCCGCCAGGCTACCAGGTGGCGGGGAGCCCGCGCGGCAATGCCGGTAGCGCCACCCCCGCAGGACAAGCAGCCGCCGCTGCGGCGGGCCTGCAGGGGCGGAGCAGCGAGGTCGCGCTGGTCTCGTTCGGCGAGGGCGCGGTGAGCAGTAATGGCTCGCCCGTGCCGAAAGGCAATACGGTCTACACCGACAGCGCCAATTACCTGCCGCCCAATTCGATTGCTCTGGCGCGCGTCATCGTCGGGGTCGACGCCAATGCCGGCGTCCAGAGCCAGACCGATCCGCTGCCCGTGGTGCTGCGCATCACCGGGCCTGCACGCTCGGTCTACGACAATGGGCGTCTGCTCACGACCAATATTTCCGGATGCCTGGTAAACGGGGCGGCGCGCGGAGACCTTTCTTCGGAAAAGGTCTACGTCAAGCTCCAGCGCATGACCTGCCCGCAGCCCAACGGGCGCTACGCGGTCTCCGAAGTAAAGGGGTTCATAGCCTTTGGCGGCAAGACCGGGGTCAGGGGCCGGGTGGTCAGCCGCGAGGGCGCACTGGTCGGCCAGGCGTTCCTTGCCGGGCTTGCCGGAGGGTTCGGCCGCGGGTTCTCGGCAAACACCAGTTCGATCCTTACCGGCACCAATGTCACCGTCGATGGCAAGCGCCAGCGGCTCGGCACCGGCGAGATTCTCGAGGGAGGCCTCGGCGAGGGCGTCGCGACCTCGGCCGACATGGTCTCCAAATATCTGATCGAGCGGGCCGAACAGTACCAGCCCGTGATCGAGATGCCGACCGGCATCGATGTCGAAATCGTCTTCCTCGAAGGCGTGTTCATCAACGGATGAGGAGGAAGATGATGCAGTTCAAACGCCTTGGCTGGGCCCTGTCGGCCATCGCGCTCGGAAGCGGCGCCTCGCTGGTCTGGGCCAATGCCGGTGAGGGCAAGCGCGCGCAGCCTTCCAACGTCGATACGGCGGTTGCCCAGCTGCTCAAGACGCGCCTGCCACGCACGCAGGTCTCGAAGATCGATTGCCAGGTGGTCGAGGGAATCTGCGAAGTGACTGCGGGCTCGCAGCTCTTCTATGTCGACAGGAGTGCGCGCTACCTCCTGATCGGGCGGGTCTATGACATGGAAACGCGCCAGGACCTCACCGCCGTGCGCCTGCTCGAAGTCAATCCCGACCTGCTGGTTGGCGGCGCGGCAGGACGCCGGCGCGAAGCCGAGGACGTCGAAGCGCCCCGGCGCGGGATCAGCACGGCCGCCACAGCCAGAACGGCTGCGACCGGCAACCCCCGGACGATGTCGCTTGCCGCACTGCCCGAGGCCGGCGGCATCGTCTGGGGCAACCCTTCGGGCAAGACAGTGACTGTCTTCAGCGATTTTCGCTGCGGCTATTGCCGCGCGCTCGCGAGTGAACTCGAAGCGATGAATGTGCGGGTGATCGAGCGGCCGATTTCGCTGCTTGGCAGCCGCGATCTGGCCAACCAGGTGTTCTGCGCGCGCGACCGGCGCAAGGCGATCAAGGCAGCCTATGCCGGGGCACCGATCATCGGCAGTAGCCCCTGCGACACCTCGCCGCTCGATGCCAACGAGCGCTTCGCGCGCGAGCAGGGGATTGCCGGAACGCCGGTGATCGTGCGCTCTGACGGCGCGGTAATCGAAGGCTTCCGTCCGCGCGCCGTCCTCGAGACCTGGCTCAAGGGAGCCTCTTCGTGACCCTGCTTGCCAGACCCGAACTGGCGAGCCTGCGTCGTGCGGTCGGGCGTCGCTCGAGAGGGCAGGTGCGGATACCCGCCGGCGATCTCGGTCGCGAGCTGGCTATCGCCCTGTGGCGCGATGTCGCAACCGCGTTCTCGCCGGGTAAGGGCAGGGTGCTGACCGACCAGGAATGCGCTCATCTGCGTCAACGTGCCTGGCGATTTTCGCATGGATATGTCGCCCTGTCCGATAGCCCGCTCACGCTCGACCAGGGCCTGGCCCTCTGGGCGCTTGCATGTCAGCTCGGTGAGCTTGCGACTGGCGAACCGCGCTCGCGGTTTCTCCGCGCGGCGGGCGTTGCCGCCTTCGGGCTTGCCGCGACCCAGCTCGCCGCCTGCACAACCTTTCTGGGCAGCAACGTCAAAGGCAGTTTTTCGTGCAGCGCGCCGGGCGGCACCTGCGCGCCATCGACAGTGATCGACGACCAGGCATTGAGCCTGATCCAGAACGCGCGGCCCATGGTGCCCGAAACCCGGTTTCCCGCAGGACCGACCTTCGAGGGGCAACCCCGGCGTTCCAGCACCAGGACCTCCGCCAGCGGGCAGGAAGGCCGGGGCAGACTCGCCGCCGTGCGCCCTGACCTGGTCCATCGCGAGCGCAGGGTGCTCAAGGTCGTGTTTCCTTCCTATGTCGATGGTGCGGGCAATTTCCATGAACCGCGTGTCGTCCACACGGTCGCCGACGAAGGCGGGTGGATGCAGCTTTCCGCTGTCGCGCCGACCCCGGTACTGGCAACATCAGGCACCGGCCCTTCGATCCCCGAAGCGTCCGCCGCAATGCCCGCCGGGTCTGTTGAGCCGACCCTGGCGGCTAGCGGGCTTGCACCCGCCGGACCTCCAGACCCCCGTGTTGTTGCCGCTGCCCGGGCAAGAGGCACCGCCGCGCGCACCGCCAACCCGATCGATGCGATCAAGGCCGAAGTCGATGCGCGCCTTGGCCAGAGTGCCAAAGCGCCCGGTGGACTTATGGCATCACCTGGACTCGCCGCATCGCCTGCAGATGTGCAGCCCGCAGAGGGCACTGCGGAGCAAGCAGCCTCGCGTCCTAAAGGGGCATCGCAGCCTCCTGCGACCGGCGAGGCCACATCGATCAACCCGCCCGCATCCTTTCCCGCCGTCGAGGAGGATTGATAGCCATGGCGCGGCGCGGTTTCTGGGAGAGCTTTCTCGATCTCGTCTTCGGCGAAAGCGCGCGGCCCGAGGCCGAGCGCCCGCTGCTTGGCGCACCGATGCTGTCGAACTGGCTTCCCTACCGCAGCTACGACGCCAAGGCGCGGATGTTCATCAACACCGAGTCGATCGGGTTCATCCTCGAACTCGCGCCGATGATGGGCGCCGACGAGCGCAGCGGTGAAATCCTCACGCAGTTCCTCTCCGACGCTGTGCCGTCGGGCTGCGAGATCCAGCTGATCCACTGGCAAAGTCCCTCGGTGGGTGAGCGCATCGCCGACTGGGTCATGCCGCGCGTTGCCGCCAAGGGGGTCTATGGCCGTGCAGCCGAGCACCGTGCACGCTGGCTGCGGCGCGGGGCATGGATGTCGATCTCGCGCGACGCGCCCTTCTACCTGCGTTCGCACCGCGTGATCCTCTCGGTCGGAGCCTCGCTGCGCTCGTCAACTGGGGCCGACGCATTATCGACCGTGCGCGAAAGCCTGATGGGGACCTTGCAGGCGCTTTCGATCCCCGCACGCGAAATGGGTCCGGTCGAGCTTATCGCTTTCCTCGATGATTTCCTCTGTCCCTCGGTCGACAATGCCGACCGGCCCGAACACTATTCCGAACTCGATCCGATCAATGTCCAGTGCATCCGCCGCGACCTCGAAACAAGGATCACGCCAGAGCGGATCGTTCTCAGAACCGAGCGCTTTCGCCCCACTGGGGAGAAGCATGACGGCGTCCCCGTCATCGGCGAGGTTGTGCCCGACGCCTTCGACTGGCGCTTCTTCGGAGTGCGGCACTTGCCCAAACAGTGGGCGCCCTGGGACGTGCAGAAGATCATCGGCGACATGGTCAACGACAAGCTGCGTTTCGGCTGCAATGTCATGACCGTGCTGGCGCTGGCTTTCCAGGACGAGGAGGCGGTCGCCTCGCGCACCGGGCTCAAGGTCATGCGCACAACCAGCCTGGCGGATTCGCGATCCGCGCGCTTCCTGCCCCAGCTCTCCGATCAGCGCGACGAATGGCAATATGTGCAATCCGAGATCCGCCAGGGCCGCAAGCTGGCGCAGGTCTACTACGGCGTCGGCGCGCTCTCCCCGCTCGGCAAAGGCGACGTCAACGAGCGGCTCGTGAAGTCGGTCTACAAGGCTGCCGGTTGGGACCTGATCGACGAGCGCTACCTCCAGGTGATGGGACTGCTTGCCGCGATGCCGTTGTCGTTGCCCAACGGGCTTTCCGCCGACCTGAAGCGCATGAAGCGTTTTCGCACCATGCTCACCACCACCGCCGCAGCGATCGCGCCGGTCCAGGGCGAGCCGCTGGGCGGGACGATCCCGCATGTCCTGCTGGTGGGGCGGCGAGGGCAGCCCTTCTTCTGGTCGCCGTTCCAGAACCAGGCGGGAAATCACAATGTCGCGGTCTTCGGCAAGTCGGGTTCGGGCAAATCGGTGTTCCTGCAGGATGTCTGCGCCGCGATGTCGGGCGCAGGCGCCAAGGTCATTGTCATCGACGACGGCCGTTCGTTCGAACACATGGCGAAAGCCTTCGGCGGCGCCTTCGTCGAGTTCCGTTTGTCTGCAGGCTTCTCGCTCAACCCCTTCGACATGATCGATGCCGCGGCGCTCACCGACGATGCGGACGGCGAGGACTACGAGGTCGAATGCCTTGCCATGCTCAAGGCCATCGTCGGGCAGATGGCGCGCCAGCAGGACCGGCTCTCGGACACCGAGCGTGGGCTTATCGATTCGGCGGTGAGTTCAGTCTGGCGCGAGCATCAGCGCGAAGGGACCATCGACCACGTCGCTGCCGCGCTGCGCGCTTTGCCATCGCCCTTCGCCGGCGATCTCGCCGATGCGATGGCGCCATTCCTGAAAGGGGGCACTTACGGGCGCTTCTTTACCGGGGCCTGTTCGATCGATCTTTCTGCCGGGCTCACCGTGTTCGAGCTTTCGGACCTTTCCTCGAAGCCCGAACTGCGCTCGGTCGCGCTTACCGCGCTCATGTTCCTGACGCTTCGCGTCATGCGCGATCTCAACCGCTCGGTGCCCAAGCTCACGATGATCGACGAGGCCTGGCAGCTCCTGGGTGGCGGGCAGATGGGCCAGGCGATCGAGACCTATGCGCGCACCTGCCGCAAATATGGCGGGGCGCTCGTTACCGCGACGCAATCGCTCAACGATTTCTACAAGTCCGAGGGCTCGCTGGCGGCGCTGGAAAACTCAGACTGGTCGGTGGTGCTCCAGCAGAAGGAAGAGACGATCAACGATCTCGCGCGCCACCAGCGCTTCGAGATGGACCGCTATACCGAGACCCTGCTGCGGTCGCTGAAGCGCAACGGCACAGAATATTCCGATGTGCTCATCAAGGGTCCGGAAACGCTCTGCGTTGGCCGCCTCGTGCTCGATCCTTATTCGGCAACGCTCTATTCCTCGAGCCCGCGCGTGTTCTCCGCGATCGAGGAGCTTGTGAAGAGCGGGATGGCGCTGCCCGATGCAATCGAGCGGATTGCCTTTCCCGACTTCGTTCCGCCCGAACCGGGTGCGCCCGATTTTCATGAAGGCGAAGTTGCAGGCGGCTTCCAGCAGGAGGCGGCAGAATGAGCGTGCCTGTCGCTCCTGCGCGGACCGCCGCACGAGAGCGCTGGTGGGCGAGGGCCTGCTATGTGACGCTCAGGCTTTGTGGGTGGCTCGCGGTCTGCGTGGCGTTCGTTGCGGCATGCTGGGCGCTGTTCTTTGCCGCGCTTGGCGAGTTCACTTTCGCAGGGCTGGTGCTTCATCTCGACAATTTCGCGGACCGCTACATCAGCGCCGATCCGCTGCGTCAGGCCGCGTTTCGCGCGCAGTTCTGGCTCGCTTCGGGCGCGGTGTTCCTCGTTGTCGCGGTGCTGCGCCTGCCCGTGCTTATCCAATCAATCGCACCCAGCAAGGAGAGGCCCGATGGCCAGGAACACGCCGCCGGCCGGTAACGGGCCGCTGTTCGATGACAGGTCCGAAGAGGGGGCTGATGCATTGGCGTCGAAGCCCAGGCGCCGCGTGCCGCGCAATCTTGGCCTCGTCCCGGTCGCGCTTGTGGTCGCACTGGTTGGAACGGGCCTGTGGGGCGCGTGGGTGACGAAGGAACTGCTAGCCGATTCCGCCCTGCCGCCGATCGCCAAGGTTCAGCTCTCCACTATCGTCGGCGAATATGTCCAGGCGCAGGCGCGCTCGGCAACCCCGCCCGACCAGGTGACCGCCGAGACCCGCGCATTCATGGCCGAGATCGAGCGCAACCTGAAAGCGCGCGGGGCTCATGGCCAGACTGTGCTGGTGGGCGAGGCGGTGCTCGCCGGCGACGTTCCCGACATCACCGCCGATCTGCGCCGCGAGATCTATGCCAGGGTCAAGATGCCGCAGCCTGCTGCGGCCGATGCCGGCGACGTCATGGGCGCCATGCGGGCTGCCATCGCCGCGCCCGCCGGGGAGGCTGGGTCTGGCATTATCGGAGGGGCGGCCAATGCCCCCGTCAACTGAACACTCGCACCAGGTCCGGCGCTGGCTGGCGATC is a genomic window of Novosphingobium pentaromativorans US6-1 containing:
- a CDS encoding TraB/VirB10 family protein, translated to MDLRRLFQKRPKALDHADDGFGEDDDDTAPLGDAMAANDAARRKQMLLLGGAGAGALIIGSLYIFDDGPGKGEGELAEAVEGVSVDEMVNKNMAEKEWRAQSEAQMMSMDTNMRALAARAERADQLEAQLAREQGGSVSPETERVLSAYQAENEQLRAALAAARQSPVGGNAGPTSLYGRTSPPGYQVAGSPRGNAGSATPAGQAAAAAAGLQGRSSEVALVSFGEGAVSSNGSPVPKGNTVYTDSANYLPPNSIALARVIVGVDANAGVQSQTDPLPVVLRITGPARSVYDNGRLLTTNISGCLVNGAARGDLSSEKVYVKLQRMTCPQPNGRYAVSEVKGFIAFGGKTGVRGRVVSREGALVGQAFLAGLAGGFGRGFSANTSSILTGTNVTVDGKRQRLGTGEILEGGLGEGVATSADMVSKYLIERAEQYQPVIEMPTGIDVEIVFLEGVFING
- a CDS encoding DsbC family protein; amino-acid sequence: MMQFKRLGWALSAIALGSGASLVWANAGEGKRAQPSNVDTAVAQLLKTRLPRTQVSKIDCQVVEGICEVTAGSQLFYVDRSARYLLIGRVYDMETRQDLTAVRLLEVNPDLLVGGAAGRRREAEDVEAPRRGISTAATARTAATGNPRTMSLAALPEAGGIVWGNPSGKTVTVFSDFRCGYCRALASELEAMNVRVIERPISLLGSRDLANQVFCARDRRKAIKAAYAGAPIIGSSPCDTSPLDANERFAREQGIAGTPVIVRSDGAVIEGFRPRAVLETWLKGASS
- the traC gene encoding type IV secretion system protein TraC gives rise to the protein MARRGFWESFLDLVFGESARPEAERPLLGAPMLSNWLPYRSYDAKARMFINTESIGFILELAPMMGADERSGEILTQFLSDAVPSGCEIQLIHWQSPSVGERIADWVMPRVAAKGVYGRAAEHRARWLRRGAWMSISRDAPFYLRSHRVILSVGASLRSSTGADALSTVRESLMGTLQALSIPAREMGPVELIAFLDDFLCPSVDNADRPEHYSELDPINVQCIRRDLETRITPERIVLRTERFRPTGEKHDGVPVIGEVVPDAFDWRFFGVRHLPKQWAPWDVQKIIGDMVNDKLRFGCNVMTVLALAFQDEEAVASRTGLKVMRTTSLADSRSARFLPQLSDQRDEWQYVQSEIRQGRKLAQVYYGVGALSPLGKGDVNERLVKSVYKAAGWDLIDERYLQVMGLLAAMPLSLPNGLSADLKRMKRFRTMLTTTAAAIAPVQGEPLGGTIPHVLLVGRRGQPFFWSPFQNQAGNHNVAVFGKSGSGKSVFLQDVCAAMSGAGAKVIVIDDGRSFEHMAKAFGGAFVEFRLSAGFSLNPFDMIDAAALTDDADGEDYEVECLAMLKAIVGQMARQQDRLSDTERGLIDSAVSSVWREHQREGTIDHVAAALRALPSPFAGDLADAMAPFLKGGTYGRFFTGACSIDLSAGLTVFELSDLSSKPELRSVALTALMFLTLRVMRDLNRSVPKLTMIDEAWQLLGGGQMGQAIETYARTCRKYGGALVTATQSLNDFYKSEGSLAALENSDWSVVLQQKEETINDLARHQRFEMDRYTETLLRSLKRNGTEYSDVLIKGPETLCVGRLVLDPYSATLYSSSPRVFSAIEELVKSGMALPDAIERIAFPDFVPPEPGAPDFHEGEVAGGFQQEAAE
- a CDS encoding type-F conjugative transfer system protein TrbI, whose amino-acid sequence is MARNTPPAGNGPLFDDRSEEGADALASKPRRRVPRNLGLVPVALVVALVGTGLWGAWVTKELLADSALPPIAKVQLSTIVGEYVQAQARSATPPDQVTAETRAFMAEIERNLKARGAHGQTVLVGEAVLAGDVPDITADLRREIYARVKMPQPAAADAGDVMGAMRAAIAAPAGEAGSGIIGGAANAPVN